GGTTTACACCGCCGAATTTGCCCCTGAGCTGTTCGATGGTCGTGATGCTGCCGAGCGAGACGATGTGATCGATAAACAGCGGCAGGTTGGTCGACACCATGATCGTGTCGGCGCCGGCGAGTTTGGATGTGACCAAGGTTGCCGAAGGCGCGACGATGAAGTCGACTTCGCCGGTGAGCAGCGCCTGGATCACGATGGTACTGGCGCTGATGTTGATGACTTCGGCGTTCAAGCCGTTCTTTTTGAAAAAGCCTTTTTGCTCGGCGACCCAGATCGGCGTGTTCGACGGCGTGCTGCCGGCCCAGGCGATGCGCATGCGCTCTTGGGCGCTGGCGGCGCCGGTTTGGACGATGACGATAAAAAATAATCCGACGGCAAGTGCGTATCGTTTCACGACGCCTCCCAACTATTTTTTGTAGAGCTGTTTGTAAAAACCGGCGTTCTCCAGCTCTTGGACGAAGCTCTGATCGACGAAGGTTCTCGGATCGGCGCTGGCGGCTTTAGGATTTTTCGGCGCCATGTCGTCGAGTAATGTTTTAACGCCGTCGGTGGACGGCTTGGGGATTTCCGGGAAGGCGGCGTTGTAGCCGCGGTAGGCGCGCTCCAAACCTTCGGGGTCGGTCATTTTTAGATTTTTGCCGATGATCGCCTTCGCACCTTCCTTGTCGGTCTTGATGTAATGGATCGCTTCGCTGAAAGCCTTAACGACTTTGGCGACCATCGGCCGCTTAGCTTTGATGACGCGCTCGGTGGTGACCAGACAGTTCCAGTGAAAGGGAATTTTCATGGTGCCGAAGTCGATTAAATCTTTGAAGCCCAATTTCTCCGCCTCGCGCACGTGCGGTTCGCTGATGATTGTGTATTGCACGATGCCTTTAGTCAGCGCGGCCAGGCGCTGGGGGTTTTCGCCGGCGGCGATGATCTGGGTGTCTTTGTCGGGATCGATACCGAAGCGGCGCAGGCCGATACGCAGTCCGGAATCCGAAGTCGTGCCCAAGCGGTTGACGCCGCCGATCTTGCCGCGCAGCTGTTCGACGCTGGTGATGTTGGGCGCGCTGACGACGTGATCGACGAAGTGTGGCACGTTGGCAAAGATGACGACCGTGTCGGCGCCGGCCAAGCGCGACGTGACCAGCGTCGCCGAGGTGCCGATGGTCATGTCGACTTCGCCGGTGAGCAGCGCCTGGACGACGATGGTGCTGGCGCTGATGTTGATCAGCTCGGCGTTCAAACCGTTCCTTTTGAGAAAGCCTTTTTGCTCGGCCACCCAGGTGGGTGTGTTGGACGGCGTGCTGCCGGCCCAGGCGATGCGCACGCGCTCTTGAGCGAATACGGATTGAATGAACAATGTACAATTGAAAATAAAGATGAGAGTTAGAAATGATAACGACTCGCGCACATTTAACTCCTTTGCCCTCACCCTAGCCCTCTCCCACTGGCGTGGGCGAGGGGATCGGACGTGGGAGCGGATAGCTAAGATTTGGCGGAATATAACGTTTGACGTCGGGCTCTGCAATCTGGCGAGAGTTGGCATTGAGAAGGGATCACGATTATTATTACGGCGTGGAAGGAATTTTAATCCGATGCGCATGATTCTAGTCGGCGCGGGCCAGGTCGGCGGCATTATTGGCGGGCGGTTGGTGCGCGCCGGGCATGATCTAACTTTTTGCGATGTCGATCGCGAACATGTCGAAGCTGTGCGCAGCGCCGGCTTGCGCGTCGATCTGCCCGGCGATTCGTTCACGGTCACGCCGCAGATTTTATTTCCCAGCGAAGTGTCGGGATAGTTCGATCTTGTCTTCATGGCGGTTAGGTCGGAAGGAACCAAGGATGTTCTGGATGCGCTGGCGATTCACATGACCAACGACGCGGTGGTCGTTTCGTTGCAAAATGGCATGAATCTGCCGCTGGTGGCCGAGCGCGTCGGCGCGGACCGCGCGGTGGGCGTGGTGGTGCGCATGCGCAGCATTAAAATTGCTCCCGGCCATGTGCGTACTTATCAAAACGGTTATCTCTACATCGGCCACATTCACGCCCGGCGCACGACGCAGCTCGAAGCGTTGCACGCCATGCTCGATCCGGTGATGCCGACTAAGATCGCCGATAACATGTACGGTGTCATGTGGAGCAAGCTGACCTTTACCAGCATGCGTATGCTCAGTTGGATCGCCGATGCAAAAATGCCGGCGATTTGGCAGAGCGAAGCGAATCGGCGGCTATTCGCCGAATTTATCACTGAGATCGTCAAAGTCGGCGAGGCCGCTGGCGCACGCTTGGAAAAACTTGCGGAGTACGATCCCAACGATTTTCATCCGAGCCGTTCGCTAACGCAAAGAATGGCGACAGTGGAAGAGATGGCGCGGACGTGGAAAGATGAAAAAGAAACTGGTGGTGGTTTGAAACGCGGCGAGAAGACCGAAGTGGACGGCATCATCGGCGCGGTGATTCGCGAAGGCGAAAGGCTGAACGTTCCAACTCCGCTTTGCCGCGCAACGTTGAAAGTGTATTTAGAAGTGGAGAATCGCCATCGAGTGATTGGCATCCGGAATTATGGAGAGCTTTACACTTCCTGATTACAATCGGGAAGCAGGTTTGTCATGCCCGCGCAGGCGGGCATCCAAGTTTTTCCTGCAGGGGCGGACCTGCGTGTCCGCCCTTCCCCTGGATTTCCACTTTCGCGGGAATGACGGATGGGAAAAGAATCATTTACAAAAGGTCGAGGTTGGAAGTAAATGAGACGAGTAGTTCTTGCCATTGTGACGGGCTTAGTTGTTTCGCTTGCCAACGCGGCTGAACCAAACCCGGAGTGGCAACGGCTAGTCGCGGCGGCGAAGAAGGAAGGCCGAGTTGTCATCGGCGCGCCGCCGGGGAGCGATTTTCGCATCGAAACGCAGGCGGCGTTGAAGAAACGTTTCGATCTCGACAGCGAATTTATTCAATCGCCGGGGCCGAGCTTGATGAGCAAGATCGTCGCCGAAAAGCAGGCGGGCGCGGCTTCCGTCGATGCCTTCTTGATCGGCCCTTGCACCGGCAACTCGCTGCTCAAATCGGATGTCTACGAGCCGCTGGCGCCGGCGATGATTCTTCCCGAAGTCAAAGATCCGGCGAAATGGTTCGGCGGTCATCTATGGGCGGATAATCAGAGCGGCAAAAATTTGCTCTACAGCTTTGTCGCGCAGATGACGCCGTCGATTTATTACAATACCAATTTGGTCAAGCCCCAGGATGTACGCAGTTACAACGATCTGCTCGATACCAAATGGAAAGGCAAGATCGGTCTGCGCGATCCGCGCGTGCCGGGCGGCGGATTGGCCATGTGGGCGTTTCTGCTAGACACCAAGGGCGAGGAGTACATTCGCAAGCTGGCGCAGCAAGAGTTGTTCGTCAGCCGCAACGCGCGCCAGATCGCCGACGCTTTGGCGAAGGGCAGTTTGGCGATGACCATTGGCGTGGGCTACCGCGACTTCGATGCCTTTCTCGACGCCAATTTGCCGGTGAAACATTTGCCGACGTTTAAAGAAGGAACCTATGTCAGTGGGGGCAACGGTATCCTCGGCATCGTCAAAGGCGCGCCGCACCCCAATGCGGCAAAGGTGTTTTTCAATTGGCTGCTCAGCCGCGAAGGACAAGACCTGCACAACCGCACCGCGCAACAGCCGTCGCGCCGGCTCGATGTCGATGCCAAGGGGTTGGATGGCCAGGCGGCCAAGGATATGCTGACGGTGGAAGAGTTTCGCCGCGTGCAAAATTTCACTGAAGATAAATGCAACAATTCGTGGACGCCGGGAGCGAAGCTGGCGGAGGCGGTACTGAAGTAACTAAGATGTTCACCACGAAGAGCACGAAGGACACGAAGGGTTCGAATAAATAATTTTCCGACCTTCGTGCTCTTCGTGTCCTTCGTGGTGAGAAACAATCTTGACCCGATTTGAGAGCCTTACGATGATCACTGAAGAAGAAAACAATTTATTAACGCAAACGAGCAAGGGCACGCCGTGCGGCGAGTTGATGCGGCGTTACTGGCAGCCGGCGGCTTTGTCGGAAGAATTATCGGCGGACAAGCCGCTGCCGGTGCAATTGTTCGGCGAAGAGTTGGTTCTGTTTCGCGACGGTGAGGGCAAGCCGGCGTTGATCGGCCGCTGGTGCGCGCATCAAGGCGTCGACATGATCTATGGCCGGGTCGAGCCAGACGGGCTTCGCTGCATGTATCACGGCTGGCTGTTCGACAACTGCGGCAAGGTGGTGTTGCGCGGCGATTGGCTGCCGGAAAAGGAGCGGCGCTGGGACGTTGGCCAGCCGGCATATCCGTGCATCGAAGCGGGCGGAGTTATTTTTACTTATATGGGTCCGGGCGAGCCGCCGGCGTCGCCGGATTTTCCCTTTCTATCTGGCTCGTCGGAAGATTTGGTTGTCGTGCGTGCCACAGTGGAGAGCAATTATCTTTCCGCCATTGAGAGCTACGATGATCCGACCGGCGTCATCAAAGTCGAAGCAATCAAGGGCGGCTTGCAATTTTATGCGGTTAGCTGGTTCGATGAAGACAAGCGACGGGTACAGGTACAAAGTTTTTTACTACCCCTTTTGGTCGCGACTGCATCGCCGCGCGCACGGGGCGGCCAATTGGTAAGCTGGCAGGTGCCCATCGACGACCGGTCGCACGCGCGCTACTTGTTTAATTTGCATCGGAAGAATGTCCAGGGAAGAGTGGAGCCGCTGATTGTACCGACTGAAGCGAATGAGGCGGCTCAGAGGTTATTGTTAACGAACATTCGCGAAGTTGCAGAGGGGCGCGAGATTAAGCCGGCAACGGCGCCGCTACTGATGACGCTGTCCGACGTTGTTGACTCCCAGGTAAAATCGAGGACACCCGGAAAACGTCGAAAAACAAAAAGCTAGCGGAAGATCAAGGCAACTCTCGTCCAAGGTTGACGATCACTTCTTCGATGTCGTCGAGGGAATTCCAGCGCGGCGAGCCGCCCAAGTGGGGCGTGACGATGACGTTGGGAAATTTGATCAGTGGATCGCCGGCGTCGCCCGGCTCTTCGTAAAAAGTGTCGAGACCGAAGCCGCCTAAGCGCCCGGATTCTAGCGCGCGACATAGCGCGTTGCGCTCGACCAGATTGGGCTGGGAGACGTTGATTAGAAACGCTCCCGGTTTGATCGTCGCGAGTTCCCGTTCGCCAATAAAATTAACCGTCGCCGGACTGCGTGGCAGGTGCAGACTGACAAAGTCCGACGTGGCGAGCAATTCTTCCAAGGATAAGTAGGTCGCTTGAAATTTTTGTTCGACTTCCGCCGGCAAGCGCGTGCGCTGGCTGTAGACGATGCGCATGCCGAGCGCAATGGCGCGTAGCGCCAGCTCTCTGCCGATCTCGCCCAAGCCGACAATGCCTAACTGCCTTTGGTAAAGCGTGACCATGTTGGGAATGCGCGCCCAGTTGCCGTTGGGCGTGTGCGCGCGATTGTAAGTCGTCGGCGCGTAGCCGGCGGCTTTGAGCTGCTCGACGCTGATTAAATTCGCATTGTGCGTCACTTGGCGCGCCAGCGCGAGCATGAGCATCAGCCCTTGTTCCGCCGTGGAGATATTGGCCCGGCGTCTGATGGTTAAGATTTTCGCGCCGGCTTTGGCGCAAGCGTCTTCGTCAATGTTGCGCGTGGTGAAGCCGTATTTCTGGACGAATTTTAGCGAGCTGCCCGCCGCGGCGATTTCATTGGCACCGAAGTTGAGTTCTTCGACCACGGCGACGTTGGCATTGGTGAGATTGGCGCGCAGTTCATCTTGATCGTCGACGAGGCGGACATCCGCTGGAAAAAGATTCTTTGCTTGCGCGCGCACGCGCTCACACCAGGCGCGAAAGTCGGGCAGATCGTGCAAGCAGAAATGGGCGAAGGCTTCCATGCGTTCCGCCGGCGCCGTTGGATCGAGCACGACCTGGATCAAGCGCAGGAAGGTGTCGTTTTCGACGACGAATTTGAAATGGGGCGATGTCATGTTCTCAATCTCTGATCTTACATCCTCTCCCTTTGGGAGAGGACTGAGGTGAGGGCGACCGAATCGGATTTGCCCTCACCCTAGCCCTCTCCCAGAGGGAGAGGGAACTTAAGTCGGTTCGGGGTCTACCTTCAACGCTTTCAGAAATCTGGTCAGCATGTTGTAGGCACCGATCAGCATGGTCAGTTCGACGGCTTGCCGTTCGCTAAAATGTTTTCGCACGTCGGCGAAGATATTGTCGGGTACGTCGATGGCGCGGGTCATGGCATCGGTGTAGGCGAGCAGCGCGCGCTGTGATTCGCTGAAAAGCT
This genomic window from Deltaproteobacteria bacterium contains:
- a CDS encoding ABC transporter substrate-binding protein, coding for MKTRSNYPDTSLGNKICGVTVNESPGRSTRKPALRTASTCSRSTSQKVRSCPARTNRPPIMPPTWPAPTRIMRIGLKFLPRRNNNRDPFSMPTLARLQSPTSNVIFRQILAIRSHVRSPRPRQWERARVRAKELNVRESLSFLTLIFIFNCTLFIQSVFAQERVRIAWAGSTPSNTPTWVAEQKGFLKRNGLNAELINISASTIVVQALLTGEVDMTIGTSATLVTSRLAGADTVVIFANVPHFVDHVVSAPNITSVEQLRGKIGGVNRLGTTSDSGLRIGLRRFGIDPDKDTQIIAAGENPQRLAALTKGIVQYTIISEPHVREAEKLGFKDLIDFGTMKIPFHWNCLVTTERVIKAKRPMVAKVVKAFSEAIHYIKTDKEGAKAIIGKNLKMTDPEGLERAYRGYNAAFPEIPKPSTDGVKTLLDDMAPKNPKAASADPRTFVDQSFVQELENAGFYKQLYKK
- a CDS encoding extracellular solute-binding protein — its product is MRRVVLAIVTGLVVSLANAAEPNPEWQRLVAAAKKEGRVVIGAPPGSDFRIETQAALKKRFDLDSEFIQSPGPSLMSKIVAEKQAGAASVDAFLIGPCTGNSLLKSDVYEPLAPAMILPEVKDPAKWFGGHLWADNQSGKNLLYSFVAQMTPSIYYNTNLVKPQDVRSYNDLLDTKWKGKIGLRDPRVPGGGLAMWAFLLDTKGEEYIRKLAQQELFVSRNARQIADALAKGSLAMTIGVGYRDFDAFLDANLPVKHLPTFKEGTYVSGGNGILGIVKGAPHPNAAKVFFNWLLSREGQDLHNRTAQQPSRRLDVDAKGLDGQAAKDMLTVEEFRRVQNFTEDKCNNSWTPGAKLAEAVLK